Within Sorghum bicolor cultivar BTx623 chromosome 2, Sorghum_bicolor_NCBIv3, whole genome shotgun sequence, the genomic segment CCCCGTGACTGCAGCTCATCCTCATCTCCCCACTCCAGACAGCAGAGGATGGTACATAAATGGAGCTGTGATGAAGACGTTGCTTACTTAGACGAAGTTGGAAAAGTTCTTCAAGGCAAGCGATGGACTCGGCCAAAAAATGATTTACATGAAATGATTGCGGTAAGGTTGAATacgagatttaatgtgacggactTCAACTTAAAGATCGTTAAGGAAAAGTATTATGCTTTTAGAAACCAGTGGAAGACCATGACAATAATTGACCCAAATAGAAAGTTGGTATTTGCCCCACTCCTCATTCTTTCTTTGCCCCACTCCTCAATTTAGATTGCTGATGAGAATTTTTTTCTTGCATCTCAGGTTACTTCAAAAGGGCAACCTATCAGTGGCCATGAAGAAACGATCAAACTCTTGTTCAGTGATGATGTAGGCACAAGTTCATGTACACCTAGATCGGGGACAGCCGCTTTTCCAGTGAATGGTGTTGAAGTGACTGTTAGTGGTCCGATGGGTAGTGGCGGTGCGCCAAATGGTATGTTAACTCCAGAGCAAGCAGCTGCAGTTGCGTATTTGTCTGCAGGGAATGGAGAAAAAATTCCCAGGGCAAAGAGCTGTTGATACTTACAGAAATGCTGTGTAACGTTCCATTCCTTCTGCCCACCTTTCATGCTATGTGTGATGACTATGTAATGAGGAGAAACCACCTCATTGATGTGTTTGTAAGCTAATTTGCTCCTTTTTGCTAATTTGCTCCTTTTTGCTAATTGGCTAATTTGCTCCAATTATTTTGCTAATTTGCTCTATTTTTCTCATCTTTGTAGAAACATGGAGGGACAGGTGTGCCCGACGTACCTGAAGCTGAACTACCTGAAGActtaaaaaagaaagaagagtgAAGACTTCCAGTGATGTCTATGAGttcctgctctctctctctcattttgctGTTTTGGTCGTATTGGTTTTTTTGTAGCAAATTGGTGATACTATGCCATCCAGCCCACATCCACACACACCTTTGGGCTTTGGCTTTGGTTTGTTGTCAACCCCTGGCCCCTCTGCCCATATCTCAGTTAGGGATGACTCACCAGCAGGGAATACAAATTGAGGTTTAGGATATATACTGATATACTTTTGTGGCACAATTACACTACTTTTGTGAAACAATCATATGCCTGATATCTTAGGAAGTAGTATACAAAAAGGATATCTAAATAATCGTAGATATTTTTTTGGGATAGAATATTATGGATTCTTTAGATGCTTTCTCTTCATGCAGTGTGCAGTTTCTAAGTTGTTGCGTTATACATCTTCAGGTTCTGCTGGGACTTCTGGGACTGCTGGGACTGCTGCTGGGAGCTGGAATCTGTGATGTTGAAGGGAACTTTTgttttttatcttttgaaagacTTATTGTGTCATTATGAGTTGAACTTGTATTACTGTGTGGTCAAGTGGTGAACTGGTGAACTTGAATTGTGTGGTGAACTTGAACTTGAATTGTGTGGTATTGTCTGGTCAAACTGATGCATGGCTGCACCTGGATGACTACGAATGAATAATTTTGTCAAGCTTTCTATAATTTTTAATCAAAGTCCTAAAGCATCAGTCAAGTTGGCAGCTACCTAAATACTATCATGTTTACCCTCCATTTTACCCTAGGCATGGGAAGATaagcacacatgtatatatcacCACCATCAGCTGCTAAAACAGTCATGGTTGCAACTGCAATTAGCCCCACATTCAAATAAAACAGTCATGGTTGCAATCGTCTTTTTCTTCCAAGTAATTACGAACGTCGAGGCAGTAAGGATAGTTGGCTCCTACGAAAAGCGAGTAACAACCATCACCAAGATTCTGCATTGTTTCCCATCTCTTTGTCACAATGTCCTGCTGGAAGACGATGCAGCGACGTGGAATGAAACTGTAGTGTGGCCGAACAACTCGATTCAACCGTTCTTCTTCGAATCCTGGATGATCTTTCTCGCCATACATACAAACGACTTGAAGATATAAGTCGCGTTTGCATTTGGCCAGGTAAAATACAGAATCATCAATATCTCGGTCAATAACCACAAGCGGACCATCTATCACTACGGGGTCGGCATCAGCGCCGTCTTCCAACTTCCAAGACCAGACATCACCATCATCAGTCACAGCCATCACCTTGCCATGGATTATACAGACATCAGTGTATCTACGTAGTATACTTTCTTCTGGATTCTTCAATCGAATCCATATTGTTGGGGTTAGTCGCACATCGGGTACCGCTGTGACAGCAACCATCTGCAACGGGTACGCCGATAATAGAGCGACGGCCTTGCCGCCATGTTCATGTCTTGGTGTCTGGCATAATGCAACCTTCCGTAACATAACATCAGGCAACCAATCATCGGATGGCGGTTGGCCGCCAAGTCCAAGTTCAAACAGGCTATTCAAGCACACACCAGGATGTCGAGAATGGACAGGCACGACATGTATTCCAGGAATCGTTGCGAACGACGGCAATGCAATTCGACTACCAGTAATCAGGTTGAGAAGTTCAAGATTGCACCTTAAGTCTGTGGTGACCAACCAGTCGTCTTTGCCGCCTACCCAAGCCCGATTCTTCAACCCGTTGCAATCACCGTAGTAAGATTTGTTGACTACGTCGTGAAGGCCGAAACCACCATGCTCGTCTTCATTGTCTACGTCTCTTTTCGGGCAACCGATGTCGTGAAGGCTGAAACCACCATGCTCGTCTTCGTTGTCTACGTCAACTCTTTCCGGGCGCAGACCAGACGTAATCAACGCCGGAGTACCCAATGGAAGGCGGTTGTGATTATTGATCTTGGCACCCTTCGCCCAGTCCTTACAAACCGAACGGAACCGAATCACGCTGATGGGATCACCGTGATCCAAGACAACACCAGACATCTCCAAAGGCAAGTTTTTCCATACAACGCTGTGCTCCACGATCGTTTGCTTCTCCTTTGTGGCATCTTGGGACAACTCCTTGAATCTGCTTTCATGCCCCGTAGGATGCACCGACGAATTCTCCTGCTTGGCGTTGGTGGCCAAGCAGCAGATCGAAGAATCGTTGCCGGCATCGTCCTCCATGAAACGCTTACTGGAAGGCTCTCCCGAATCACTCATGGTGGAATATAGTCAGCAATGGCGCCGACTTAGTTTGCATCGAGGGTTCCGAAGAAAATATGAAGCGGCGGACTGTTTCTATGCGCTTATATTGTTTCGCAACCGCAGAACCGACGCGACGGTTTACGTACTCAGATTACATAAGATCATTTAGGCGCAACCGCAttgattttattttctttttttggaaCTGCCGAATGGGCAATAGCCTCATGCAAACCGCTACCCCAAAACAGCAGGTGCTCCAGCCTTTCTCTTCCTGCCCTGGTTCCCCTTCTTCGGTGACCTCATTGTCAAAATCGTAGGTATTCTCTGCGTGCCTGCctctgagcataatgttgaacTATATTAAGAACAAAGTATTTGCTATTACAGAAACTTAGAACTTACTTCCTATAAAATATAGAGCGACATCTTCAGCCATCTTCAATTTATAATAGTATTGTGGGCTCACAAATCTTTTCCCATGTATGGTTAGGGTAGAGGTCAAACCCAAGCCGCCATGGCTTACCTTGCGAGAGAATGGAGCGCACGGCGCTCCCGCCCGAGTCGTTGTTGAGCGCGACTACGCGAGAGAGGAGACGGGGAAAGAAAAAGAGCACACTCCATACTAATATACTTGTGTCATACAAGACCTGACATTTCCTATGCAGTGAGTTGAGTGTGGTGAGCAGGTATATGCATGATCCAAGAACAGGACATATGGAAGTTGTTTACAGGATTTTGAGGTATCTAAAGGGAACCCCTGGGAGAgggttatggttcaggaagaatGGGTACCTTGATGTGGAGGGCTATTGTGATGCAGATTGGGCGAGCAGCAAAGATGATAGGAGGTCCACCTCTGGATATTGTGTGTTTGTGGGAGGCAATCTTGTCTCATGGAGAAGCAAGAAGCAAGCGGTTGTGGCTCGGTCTACTGCGGAGGCTGAGTATAGGGCAATGGCACTAAGTTTGTGTTTGAGTTGAGTTGTAGCAAGATGGGCATGTTAGATATATTTAGCCCATCTTGAGGGGGAGTGTTGGTGTAAATAATGGATTGTAAAGGGACCTATATGTAAGAAGTGAGAATAAGAAATAGAGTGCCTCTGTTCTGGAAGGAGCCAGACAGAGAGCTTTCCCCCAATTTACAACAATGTTCGTACGTGGTCTCGTGCAGACGTGCCAGTCTAAGAGCAGAATAACGATTTTGATTGTGGATTTCGTCTGATGCTTCACATGATACATTATGGGAAGAGTACCTTGTTTGAGATTGATGAGGTTACTGCTGGCTAGTGTCTTTTATTTACGTTTTGCTGGTGTTTTACTTAGTTTTACCTTAAATATACAGGAAATGGTCTTCAGTTACCACAAAGAGACTTGCGGTCGAGTTATTATATCATAAAGCAAACACATTGAAGCCCCCCAGTGATGAAGCATCGACTTCTCAGGTGTCCAATGGTTTGCAGGGCACAGAAGGTTCGTTCCACTTGCAGGGCACAGAAGGTTCGCTGCACAGTCTGAATGTTGCAGAAGATTCGGTCCACAACTCTGCTGATGTAGCGGAATTGGATATCAACAAAAACAAGGTGGCGACGAATGGCAATAAGAGTGGTAGAACCACCTGGTGCTGCTCCTGCcaagttgaagaagaagaattctGAACCACCTGCTGGCCAGGAAGATTGTTATATGCTGATTCGGCTGGATCGGTATTCCCCTCGAATTCGGTTTTACAGAACCGGATTCGATGTTGTGTTCTTTTCGGAAATATATTGGCGGATGAATTCGATATAaccctctcaaaaaaaaaattataacccTCTCACTTGTGCGGCTTAAATTGGTTGAGTGGGCCTAGTGGGCTGGTGCCTGGGGAGGTGCAAGCAAGGCTGAAAGGCCCCAGTTTTTATTTGACCCAGATTGCAAATAAGTGTAAATGTGTTTTCCTTGGGTGAAAACGAACTATGGAGAAACCGGGTCAAGTCTACGCCGCCGGAGGGTAGGGTACGGTCGCCTCTCTGCGGACGTCGCGGAGGCCTACGCCTCTCTCCGCCGCCGATGTCAACTGAATCCCCTTAGTCCACCCCTTAATCACCCCAGTGAGCTAGGGTTCGGGAGACCCAAGATTTGCCATCGCCCGAGTCCACCTCCCTCCACCGCTGTCGCCTCCATCTCCACCAATGCTGCCAATCACCTGCTGCCAGTTCGTCCAGAGTCCTACTTCCCCTGGCGGCGCTTCCTCCCGCCGGACACCGCCACCTGCCACCAGGCGTGATGTGAGGATTCGTTTTAAATCGTGTGTTCAGGCAATGTTTGTTCTGATGATGGATTGCTAGTAGACTGATTGACAGTACTTGAAGTTTAATTTTCGATACTGACAAGATAGGAAATTTAGTTTCATATCATTTTGATCTATTGATAATTATATCCAGGAGTTCTACAAGATCCATAATACTCTATTTGCATATATTTGCATAGTAGCTAGCTTGCAGTCTTGTAGTGTACATCTCACCTGATCTTGCTGCATAGAGAAGGTGAAGCCTGGTTGTTGGTGGAGTGAGAAAACTTAAGATTAGGGGGAAATGATGTCTAACCTACTAATAATGGAATTGCAATTAAGATTATTTTGGTGGAAATTGTAATACAAAACTAGCCAGGGATACATGTAGCTGTCAAGGCATTTTGATTATAGGACATGTTCTTTTTTTAAAAGTTCTAGGGCATTGGCAGATGGTATAAGCCATTTGAAACATCTTATTTTTATCTTCAATTGTCCCTCCTAATCCATGAAGCTACTAAGCATATATTTATATCTCTGAGATTTGTCCATAAATCCCAGTTAGCTAGATGGTACTTGTGAGCATTCTCTAGGTCATTCCATAGACAATTGCCCATTTGTGTGTTTAACACCTTAATTGCCCACTTAGGAAATTTGATAGAAGAGAGTAAATACACTGTAATAGCAGCTAAAGTTAACAGTTTTTCTCTCCACCCAGCTATCCTACCTTCGGAGAAAAACCCTAAACCCCAAATTATTTTAATGTTTTAATTCTTGCATATTTTCTTTGACATTTTACCAAATACCTTTGTTTTGATCAAATTTTGATGTCATTGCTTTTTCTCCGAAGGTGATAATACATGCTTTGGTTGGAGTTGTAATGTTGATTCTACTACCGGTGGCCTGCTTTTGTAAATCAAATTTTTCTAGAAGGTATTtatatgaatatatatatagttactGAGAAAACCAACTAAGATAAAGAGTTTGTTGATCTGTTTATTTCTATGTATCAGAATGCTAAATAATACAAGTTGCAACGAACAAGCTACATTTACACATGCAGAGCAACATATTAGTGTATACCGCAACATGTAAATAAAAGCGACATTCTAAAGGAACATTCTAATATTTCTTCGAAAAGCTACATTTACACATGTGTTATCTAAAAGCAACATTATTTTGTCAAGTAAAACATTTCTTCAAAACGCTGCATTTTCTTAGAGATCAACACATGTGTACTAAAATATACCGCAGGGGCATTCCTCAACACCATATGTGTTGATCTGTATAAAAATGTAGCGTTTTTAAGAGATGTTGCTGAGTGAAAACGGACCAACACTGTGCCAGCCAAAACGGACAAGCACTGTGCCAGCCAGATTGGACTATCGGTGTTGCCTTTACAAATCTGTTGACTTATTCATAAGTATGAAACGGATCATGACATGTATTATCACGTTTGACGATCTGTATAAAAATGTAGCGTTTTTAAGAGATGTTGTTGAGTGAAAACGGACCAACACTGTGCCAGCCAAAACGGACAAGCACTGTTTCAGCCAGATTGGACTATCGGTGTTGCCGTTACAAATCTGTTGACTTATTCATAAGTATGAAACGGATCATGACATGTATTATCACGTTTGACGGGCTGCCAATGGCAAgttgataggttaccgatatgaaACGGCACGAGGGTGGCCCAATTTTCAcggcagtagatcaaaagaacaagaatAACTTGCTGCTAACAgcaggtaactagctttatacctgacaaaggttggatgcgaccaagcgacggggagagaggcaccgaaaccacgaagacttcgactcgatctccaaacgaccgcagaaccacaatccggaactaatccacacaatacggcgcagccgaacggaagccgtagagcacggagtaggggaacccagagattcacttcacaagtccaagaagaacaaggaagaacaaaggttgagtaaggcactcagcagcgcggctgtaatatcatgtagtttatcaaatgatcaaaggttcacTCAATTCTTTTAAATCCCCTTTCCTAGCCATCATAACTAATCCCTCTTTTCCCTTTGTCTTGGTCATTTGTGGCTGTGGGGTTTTAATTGGCTTTGGAAACACTCCCTCACTATTTTTGTGGGTCACTCGCAAGTGGTTCTCGCTCTCTCGCTGTTTTCTTTTTAGATCATCATTCAAAATCTCCTCCGGTGTCAAAGGGAGCAAAGAAATTCGCTCTCCTTTGTACATGAAAACCAGCTTGTTGGTTCTTCCAAAGATCTGAACATCACGATCATATAAccatggtctacctagcagcagctggcatgcttgcataggcaccacaTCACACTCCACATGATCATTATACCTCCCAATAGAGAAACGAACTGTCACAACATGGCTCACACGCAGCGCACCACAATCACTCAGCCTGCATCTTGTATGGATTAGGATGACGCCTTTGTTTTAGCTCCATTCTATCAACCAATTCTTGGCTAGCAATATTGTTGCAGCTGCCATTGTCAACAATAATTCTacacaacttctctttgatcatgCCTCGAGTGTGGAAAAGATTGTGTCGCTGCCCATTCTCTTCCTTTGCAGCAGTAACACTAAGCACACGAAGAGAAATAAAACAGTTGTTATCAACTTAATCGGGTTGGATCTCATTATCATGGTTCTCATGATCCTCATCATATCTTGGACCTTCTTCCTCTCGATCACTTTTAGATTCCCATTCACCATTCTCATTCACAATCATGGTCCTCCTACTAGGACATTGTGCAGCAATATGTCCACGACCATGGCACTTATGGCACACAATTTCTCTACTACGCGCAGAGGAAGTAGTAGCTGAGGAAACAACAGTTGGGGCTGCTACACTTGTAGTAGGTCGCTGCTGATATGCAGGGGATGATGCTGTAGAAACCACCATCTTTGAAGGAGCATTAGATGAAGAGGGCCTAGCTGCAGCACCTTGGGACCGTCCCCCACCAAAAGAACTGCTGGACTGCTACTTGCGCCATGGGGCTGCAATAGAATGACTTGTATAAGATTTTTCACGTgtctcttgctgaatttttctttcagtacgcatagcttgatcaacaaggtcttgcaaagtatggtatggaaacatctcaacaaaaccagcaatttcctcattgagaccacccaaaaatcttgCCATTTTTGACTCTGGATCCTCTCTAATTCCAGTCCGCACTAACAGCAGCTCCATCTCCTTATAGTACACATCAACCGATCTTTTTCCTTGCTTCAACATTTGTAACCTATTGCGAAGGTCACGCTGATAGCTTGATGGTACAAATCGCCTTCTCATCACTTGTTTCATCTCTTCCCATGTGTTGATATGTTCACGGCCCAACACAAGTTGATTCTCTTGTATCTGATTCCACCAAGTCAGAGcataaccagagaactccactgaAGCAAGGTTGACACACCTCTGATCAGAGAGATTATGCACTCTAAAAATTTGATCACACTGCTCAGCCCACTCAAGATATGCATCTGCATCCTCTCTTCGAGTGAATTTTGGGATACTCAACTTGACACGAGCAATGCTGTCCGGTTCTTCCCTATTACGACGTCCATGATGATGCTCTCTATCTCCATGATCAGCATGCCGCCAATGATAATGGTGCCGCCTATGCAGCCCATCATTTGCAAAGGGATTCTCATCAGACCCCTCTTCGTGACCAAAGTTATcaaattcttcatcatcaaaatgAACTCGATGGCCACGACCACGTCCATGAGCTCGTCCTCCATTTTGGCCATGATGACCAGCCTGCCTACCACCACCACGACCATCTCTGAAACGGTCATGTCCTCCATTAGAATTTTCAGCACCAGATTCATCAGATTGATGCTGAGGAGCCCTCTGCCCATCCGCAGGTATGCGTGCATCAAGCATTCTCTCCATGGCCTGCAAGAGTGAGTCTGCCATTTGGCGCAACTCAGGCCGTGCAACAGGGGGTTCTTCTCCATGACGATTACCATGAATACTTGAGTTGGGTCCTGTCATGTTAGCACTTAAGGCAAAATATAGTGGTATGGGTAAATTTGTCGAATCACACaacctcacctcttacttaccaatgctctttcctgttctcaaggacagtgaattgtgctagtgtagcggctcaacagaagtgattccgaggtcgtaaggattacgagtcgaatgtcctggtttcagttttaggtggagctataggtggctaaacaagggaggccaCGGTACTAAAAATCAAGTGATTTGATGTGCTCACAAGATGTAATGTTGCTAGAATATAAATCACCAAGAATCTGAATGCGTAAACTGAATTTTCAGTGAGGAAACCGCAATAcaacccctttcctcttcttctacttttcctgttctttctcttttcttttctctgtttttttacttttttaaccctttttttatactaacaggggtgcggatagcaaatgaaacacaacacaatatatgtaaagagggtgactagcaacttgatgaacacaaaacacaagataacagtaccgtcaaagggctttaggattttttgtggcttttacagtggactataggtgatgaacaaatcaATAGCAAATGATTGATATACTAAAGATAAATATGTGGACGTTTGTAAGATCAACcgtgacaacgaaagctttgataccagttgataaactacatgatattgcagccgcgctgctgagtgccttacgcaacctttgttcttccttgttcttcttggacttgtgtagtgaatcctctgggttcccctacttcgtgctctacggcttccgttcggctgtgccgtattgtgtggattagttccggattgtggttcaaCGGTCGtttggagatcgagtcgaagtctttgtGGTTTCGGTGCTTCTCCCCCCCGGTGTGAAAAGTACTAGTTGCttaggtttgtgtaaccttgcaaGCTAGAATTGATTAGGAGAGCACTAGCTAGTTTGGCACCTTGATTTCTTGtgtaggatcttttacaaggtgcttcTAGAGATATAGTTAGAGGGGTGACGTCTTGGCTAGGCCTATAGTTTTAGTTCTGCACTTTGTTGGGTTAGCTGGAGCGattatttttagaaaggactattcagcccccctctagtccgccatctcgacctttCACGTTTAGGAACCGCAACCgaagatttcccctcttaatagtgcggctatctatcctaaaccactcacaccctctatggtgtcttgagtgcaaaacaaaatggccctattgcttatacctttgccttgagcccattttgttCCTCCAAACCACCAAgtcttgagcacttgatcatctcttGGATCTCACCATCCATCCACTATGATCATCACAAGCTCCTCACTTGGCTAGGACCACCTTTTCTAATCACACAATTAGATCAAAGGTTAgtcctagggtttcatcaattatccaaaaccaaactagggactTTCACTCCTCCTTGCCGAAGAGCTTCGCCTCAATCCGCGCCGCAATGTCCGGcgtggtttgatccgacgacttcTCCTTCTTCACTTGGAGGAAGTCACGCCTGGCCTTCTCCATGACTTCCTTGGCGGCCGCCTCCATACATGCGGCGGCGAGTTCGCCTGCTCCGGCGTCTGGATCGCCAGTCTTCCCTCGAGGTTGGCGATGCGTGTGTCGATGGTGCCCATGCGGGTGTTGAGTTTCCCCATCTCGGACACATGGACGAAGCTAGCGgtggggctaggggggctcTAGCCCCCCCTACCGCTACCGATTCAGTGGAGCTCATAGtgtttttcttctaattttagacacaaatttataaggtagggtgggctgagacctttatttttagatatattttgtgaattaATATAAGACTACTTCAAgctaatatattttttctattgtgAGGGGTTATAGTAAAATTAAGTCGATGTAGCAATTTTGTTCAGCCCCTCCTACAATTTTTTCTGGCTTCGTCACTGCTCGGACATGAGGGACTTGGAGAGTTCGGTGAGGAGCTGTTGTCGCTTTTATACACTAATATGTTGCCTTTAGATATACGTTGCGGTTAATACACATGTGTTCATCTCTAAGAAAATGTAGTGTTTTGAAGAAATGTTTCAGTAGACAAAAGAATGTTGAGGTATACACAAATATGTTCCTTTAGAATGTCGCTTTTATTTACATGTTGCGGTTTACACTAATATGTTGCTTTTAGAAATATGTTGCGGTAGCTTTTACATATATGTTGCGGTAGCCACAAATATGTTCCTTTAGAATGTCGCTTTTATTTAcatgttgtgggatacactaaTATGTTGCGGGAACACTAATATGTTGCTTTTAGAAATATGTTGCGGTACATACTTATACACATGTGATGTTGCTTTCACATATATGTTGCGGTAGCCACAAATATGTTCCTTTAGAATGTCGCTTTTATACACTAATATGTTGCGGGATACACTAATATGTTGCTTTTAGAAATATGTTGCGGTACATACTAATACACATGTGATGTTGCTTTCACATATATGTTGCGGTAGCCACAAATATGTTCCTTTAGAATGTCACTTTTATACACTAATATGTTGCTTTTAGATATATGTTGCGGTATATACTAAAAGAATGTTGCTTTTAGGTATACACAAATATGTTCCTTTAGAATGCACATCAGGCTCACAGTCTTGAACCTCAGTAGCAAGTTTATTACTAcgaccagctgctgctgcttttcCCCTCCCTCTCTTTTTCTCAATAGTACGTACCATTGTTATAAGTAGGTTAGACAAAAGAAATCCAGACAAAGAATAGGTTGAAATTTTGTCTCTTTAGTATTAGGTAATAGataatagatatagatatatagatTAAAATAGGCTTTGTTCAATAGAACTTTTGTCCGAGTTGTATTCTATCTAGGAATTGTCGATGTGTATGCAAAAGAAGAGTTATCCTATGAGGACTCCCGTTTTAAACAACCTTTAATTTGTTTAATATGTGTTCTATCTTTTTTTAAAACGGTCGTTTGATCTGTATTAATGTTTAATTGGAAAATGAGTTGTTGTCCTATTCAAACACCTTTCTTAGGTTTATTAAAATTGAACTGGAGAAGAGTCAGGCGTGGGCTGGCACCCGGCAGCGACATAATTTTTTTTAGCCATGGAGTAACGTACGTGTGAGCACAGAAGTGAGTGGGCTAAGGGTCGGGCCTCAATAGAATGGGCCAGACCAAAACTAATGGGGAGAATTTttggctttttattattagggGTATAGAAAATATTTTGATAGTAATTTTCTCTCGTTTGCAACGCTCGCTAGTGGAGGCCATGGAGAAAATGTTTGACGAACGTTTTCC encodes:
- the LOC110432721 gene encoding uncharacterized protein LOC110432721; the protein is MSDSGEPSSKRFMEDDAGNDSSICCLATNAKQENSSVHPTGHESRFKELSQDATKEKQTIVEHSVVWKNLPLEMSGVVLDHGDPISVIRFRSVCKDWAKGAKINNHNRLPLGTPALITSGLRPERVDVDNEDEHGGFSLHDIGCPKRDVDNEDEHGGFGLHDVVNKSYYGDCNGLKNRAWVGGKDDWLVTTDLRCNLELLNLITGSRIALPSFATIPGIHVVPVHSRHPGVCLNSLFELGLGGQPPSDDWLPDVMLRKVALCQTPRHEHGGKAVALLSAYPLQMVAVTAVPDVRLTPTIWIRLKNPEESILRRYTDVCIIHGKVMAVTDDGDVWSWKLEDGADADPVVIDGPLVVIDRDIDDSVFYLAKCKRDLYLQVVCMYGEKDHPGFEEERLNRVVRPHYSFIPRRCIVFQQDIVTKRWETMQNLGDGCYSLFVGANYPYCLDVLATMTVLAADGGDIYMCAYLPMPRVPGSTEELVASYHRYSEEKDYKEPPPAPLFEAEGELNKPCCLRKGVPYLQTRKLYVQEFNAVLDTYIDQCSLLLDAMACCCFLRVSVS